DNA sequence from the Lodderomyces elongisporus chromosome 5, complete sequence genome:
tcttctttttttggccaCTATTTCTTTGCCCCAAAAAGGCCTGCAATCTCACTCCACAATTCGACTGCTCTAACAAGCACTACATTATTCATAAACAACTTTCATAACCAAACCTACCAGAACAAAAAGCAGCATACTTTTTAAATTGAAtcaaaaggaagaagaaaaaaatatgagTGAACACCAACCAAGAGGAATATTAAGAAATAAATCAGTAAGCGGAGAAAGCGGTGATCAAGTGTCTCAACATTCTCCTCAAAGTCACCAAATACCGGACAAGTTGGATCGTCAAGAAGTCATTAAAAACACCAGACTCAATGCGCAGTTGAAATCCGAATCCGCAAGAGGAGATGCCATAAGAGCCAAGATTgctgaagaaaagaggaaacaaGGTATTGATCCCGATGATTTGTCTCAGTCTCCTCACGAACATTTGAAATGGGACGAGGTGAATATTTACAAAaatgaacaagaaaagagtgCCACTATGAAAATAGACGAGCCAAAGACACCGTATGAGGGAGGATTTAATCCTGAAGGAGAATACTACAAAGATGACGATAATGAAGACGGGGAAAATGGTGAAACTGATATTCCAGAGTTCGAGTTGGGCGAAGGTGAGTATGACAAACTTTCTCAAGATGCACATTCTTCATCTCTTCATGGTGGACAAGTGATTAAAGATGAAAGCCAAAACCAAGAACAGGATTGGGATCAGAATCGAGACGCAGAAGAGGAACAAGATCAGGAACCACTTTCGGCTGAAGAAAGACATAGAAGATTTgaagagaagaggaaagagCACTATCATTTGAAAGCTCTTCCATTAAAACACAAGATAGACATTCCTGATGAAGACGACACTGATGGTAACGCTAATGATGAATgatagttttgttttttttttttctttttgtctgtttgtatacttgtttgtttgtttgttttcgccttatttttgtcaatctttgttttttttttgtcttttcttttcttttcttttcttttcttttccatcttcTACTGTTGTTTTAGTTCAGCGTAAAGAAATTTATTACAATAAAATTATTTACTTTCTATAGTTACTAGACATTTCCATATCTATAATTGAAAGTACTTCAAGTAAGACTTCTCTAAAGATCCAGCAGAAACCAAGTCCTTAGCAGCGTTTTCAATGACTGATTTGGTTGTGGTAGCATCTGCATCTTTCAAGCTTGAAGCAACCTCTCCCAACTTAACATCGTCGAATTTCTCGATAAGCAAATCAACATCGGCATCAATGACCGAGCTCTTTGCCTCATCTCCGAAATAGCCATTGTCCTTAACGGCAGCTCTGATATTtctcttattctttttcttagcAGCCTTGGCAGCCTCCTTTGCCTTTTTGGAGTTGGCTTTGGCATTGGCAGCTTCCTCGGCAGCCTTTTTagctgcttcttcttcagctGCTTTCTTTGCTGCGGCTTCTTCGGCAGCTTTTCTAGAACCGGCTTCTTGTTCCCATTTCTTTGCTGCCTTGGCCTTTTTAGCAGCCTCTTTGAATGCCTTGATTCTTGGGTCCTCGCTGTAAGCTCTTTCAACCAAACCAATCACTCTCTTGTTGTCCTCTTGCTTGAACTTCTTTCTGGCTGCTACATTCTTACGCTCAATGTAACGCTTGTGGTCTCTGTTGGCAGTGTCATCTGGgacatcttcatctttgaaCTCAAATGTCTTCCAAGAGTCAAATTTACCCCAGAAGTTGTAGAAAGCGTCGACTTCATCTTTGGTAGCATCTGGACCACCCAAAGATGGAACAGGCTGCTTATTGGAAAATCTTCCTTCGCTCTCAAAAATTGGTCCCCAAACTTCAAAGAAGTCGTAGTTTGTTTTAGGTGATGGTGGTTGAGGGTCGGACTCGGTATCAACAGAGTCGTATTGCTTTCTCTTGACTGGGTCCAACATCACCTCAAATGCCTTTTGAATGATCTTGAAGAATGAATCGTGCTCCAAACCACCAGATGCTGACTTCTTATCTGGGTGATGTTTCAACACTTGTTTTCTGTGTGCTCTTCTGATTTGATCTTCAGTGGCCTTGTATCTCAAATGTGACAACCCTAAAACAGCGTACAAATTAGCTGTCTTCCATTCTCTTGGATCGTGTTCTAACAACTCTTCACTTTGCTCTTCGTCTCCCAAATCGTCatcttcgtcttcttcaatttgtttaacATTCTTTTCAGCCTCGATCTTCTCAAACTCTGACCAAGTGTGGCCCCTAAGAGTTCTCGATGCATGTGCTAAAAAGTAACGTCCAACTGGCTCGATTGGACGACGAACTGGCGCTGAATATTTTCCAACGGCTTTGAAACCGCTAGCATCTCCTGCAGGTAAGACAATAGACATGTTTTCTGTAGTTTACTTGTGgtatatttgtttctttcaaagATGGAGTAGATGCTTTCTCCGGTTTAAAAGgttataattttttcaacatcgtgagttctttcttttttttttttggattgttacacaaaaagcaaaaattttttgagAGATGGTGGTGGAAACAAAGTAGAGCAGAATTCTAGCAGATACAATTGAGGCAACCAAAATATGATTGAAACTGAGTAGTAAAGAGTAGTAAAGAGTAGTAAAGAGTAGTAAAGAGTAGTAAAGAGTAGTAAAGAGTAGTAAAGAGTAGTAAAGAGTAGTAAAGAGAAAGGTAGTTGAAACTTTAATTTATATGTTCTACACACTAAGTCTCCTTAACAGCTGACATATCCAAAACTTCTACGGATCCCTCGTTCTTtaactccttctcctcaAATAAATTCACCAATACTCTATAGTTCATGGGATCGATTATACCCACAATTTCATACATTTTGCCATCATTCTCCAACTCCTCTAAATGGTCAATTGCAGGTTTTATATCGTTTTCATATGCCTTTTGATATGCCTTTTTGGTCAAGTTTATTTTCACTTTCATTTGCGCCCTCGCAATGGgaataatttgtttttccacTAACGCCTTGATTGCCTCTAATGCCTGGGTTTTGGTAGTCTTTGTAGGGTTGAGGTGGAATTTGATCTCGTTTAAAGCCTTCTCTATCATTGTTGGAGGATACCGTTTCTTTGACCTGGGGTTTATACACTTTGTCGAGATGATAGTTAAAAACTcattctgtttctgttgcAAGTTTGcatttctttccttttcatttAGTTGAATCTCACCTTTATTGAGGATTTCAAGCACAATCTCATCTTGGTCAGTCGTGCCAAATGCCTTCATCAAGTCATCATTGTTGGCAACTTGTCCTTTGGAGACATTGATGAAAACTTGTGGAATCTGGAGCACTTCATCCAAGTCTTTCTCAATTTTCAGCCTCCAGTCCTGTACTTTATTCTGGTAGCAAGCAATTTCAAACCGCTTTTTGCCTTTCTTCATACGCACTAGCGACACATTTGTTAGTCTAATCTGACTATTTGGTTGATTGATGACCGCCATCGTTGTGTTTAATAGATTAGTTGTAATCCTTTAGAAATTGGTGCGAGGCGCATTAGTACTCTCTTATATTTACTACATATATGTACGTAAATCTACATATAATATTTAGTTttataatttatttttttttctaggttatttctttgattgaaaaaactGCAAAATAACTTTGAGAATCTTACACAACATCAACTTGGGAGAAAAGTTATTGTTCCACATCATTCATACCATTGAAAGTGTTTTAAGCTACTCAGAGGCATACTGTTTTGGTTTGGGACGTTATACTTTTGGAAATGTAGAGTTtaacaagaaaaagcaatATGCAGAGCAAAATGCCTCATCACTATAATGAACACTAGCCATAGtgaagtatatatatatacatatgtatatatgtatatttagATATATGTAAAAGAATGAATAGCCAGTAGAATTGTTGATTCATTTCATGCGTTTTCTTAATATCaaatatttgaaaagaattaacatagaaactaaaaaaaaaaacaatccTTCGCTGTAAATACATCCCTACTCTTGAATTCTaagtaataaaaaacacaatATTCTGTTCGattaaaatttttatttaccatttaaaaagataaacaagttctttatttatttattcatcatcttcgtcGTCATCGCCACCTTCAATGAAATTGCTCTTCACTGTAGACCACAATTTAGCGTGGTTGTGAGCATCCCACCATCTGTTAATAGCCACGTCGAAGAATCCTTGAAATGCAAAAGCACCAGCAAAAATAGTACCCACGTAAATTGAGTTTCTCTCGAGTAATCTTCCAAGCACAGTCTAAATTTCAGAAGTTAGTATCTAACAAAATTCAATCGGGATAAGTCAGGGGGTAATAAAGTGAAGTAAAATCTTGAGAAAAGTATTATCAAAACGGGAATCTCCAACGGTAAACAAAAGCGGGATGGGgaggaagatgaaaaagcTGGTACTGTGAATTTATgaaatttgttgattttggtgTTTTGAATAATGATGACTTTCATCAACATGAATGGTTTCGTGACTCCAAGTTTCCATCGTTTTATAACCTTCCCATCCACACTaaataagaaaacaaaactttaTTGCCAATAGAAAGCAATCTGCTCAAATTCTCTCATTCGATAGTTCCAGTACATACCAACATTGTTGTATTAGTTAGATAGGTAtctatatttatatatatatatataaatgttTAGTTTGATATATGTGAATAATTGTTAATCTTGTATTCTTAATCAACCTTTCCACTCTTCCACAAGCGAGAATGTGTGAAAATaatcattttcaaatttccaCTGATTGGCTCGTGATGCCGCTACCAATTGAACGTCTCGCTTTTActactttactttaccaTTCTTTACTCCACTATTACTCTACTGCTGCTTTACAATATATTCTTCATCGCTGTTCTTTACTCTACTTTAATACATTCTATTGCTTCCGGTACTATTACTATCACAAACATCTCCACTACTTActaaataaatttttttcaatagtCTGAGAATTGAACCTAGTTGAGCTTGACTTCTTCAACTGCTGCCGAAACGGCCTCCACTTCGccctctttcttctctgtAGCAGTTGCAGCACTTTCAGTAATTTCAGTACTTTCAGCATCCTTCTCAACACTTTGAGTAGTTTCAGTGCTTGCAGCACCAGTCTTTGCAGCACCTGGGTGGCGAGTTCCCTTattctttggtttcttaaccttcttttgctcttttggTACTTCAACTGGGTATCCGTTCTTTTGTGCTGCTTGGAACTCTTCACTTTGTTCAAACTCGGCTCTAATAGGAGCCAACAACTCATTGATCTTATCAGCAACACCGCTCTTCAAGTCTGGAGCAGCCAAACTGCCCTCTTCGTAatccttcttcaatttgtCCAAGGAATCGTAAGATATTAGTCCTCCATATTTTTCTGGTCTATCGATGGTGAGCTCAAAAGCACCATTAACACCGGTCTTTAACTCGTGAATTGGTTGCACGACATATTCTAAGAATGCAATTAAACCATTATCCTTAACATCTCCAGGAGCACAATATGCGCTATTgaccttcttcttcacaaCTTTTGGTTCTTCAATGATGTCGATCTTGGAATTCGGATCAGATGCACTCATTTTACCTCCTTGGCCCAAACCAGGCACCATAGGATTCATCAAGTGTGCACGCTTCTTGTATCCTAGACTTGGCAAATTCTCTTCggccaaaacaaaaatctTTCTCTGGTCAACACCACCAAATTGAGCATCAACCTTGAGATGTTCCTCATCGATAGCTTGCATCAAGGGGTAGATCAAACCAGATAACAATGGATTGGCCACTTGTTTAACGACATCGGCACCAGCCCTCTTGGCATCATTTTGTGACACAACATTtgacattttgaaaagatcCATAATGTAAGGACCATCTTGTTGGTAAGACGAACCAATAACAAATTTAAGTTTTTCGATTGGAACGTTGATTGATCTCAAGATGGCCTTCACGACGTACTCGTAGTACTTGGCTCTGTATTGCACAACCTCCAACGACGCTTTCATGTTATCCAAGAATGCGTGCAAGTCGGCCAACAAAACAGTGACCTCACATCCGGCTTTCAAAAAGTGGGCCAACTTAACCATGGGCACAAAGTATCCACAGTGTGGTTTTCCTGTAGGTGCTGTACCCCAGTAAATCTTTACTGGTCTTTGCTCCTTCTCCAAGACATCCTTGATGATCTGTCCGTTAAGAACTTCTTGAAGTCCCTTTGTAATAAGATCGTATTGCTCTTGAGAACTTAAACTGGCCATTACTAAATTATATATTAAAATGTAATATAAATAGGCTTGTtgactatttttttttcttttttcttgtttctttttgcttttcaagCTTTTCAATTATCTTGATGTTACTAAAGGCTCCTATTAGGTCTCGAACTACTGAAAAGTAgaggtgaaaaaaaaattgactcAAAACCGAATTACAAAGAATGGTAGCGGCGCTTCGGTGTTTCGATGGAGGAgagtttattttcttctgctGAATAATGTCAAAACCACACTACTAAAACGAAGAAGttaaaagaggaaaagagagaaagagagaagaagaaaaaagaaagcgtatgtgtgtgtgtgtgtgtgtgtgtgtgtgtgcctGAATTGACATTTCTCAAATCTATAGAAATTGGCAAGCTTGCACccataaaaaatatatctAAACAGGGaacaaaattataaaaaaaaaaagaagaaaaacacacaaCCAAATCTTACTTTTGTTATTAAAACCCTCAATttattgataaaaaaaaaaacgctTGACTGAATCTGATATGGGCATTGATCTTAGACGGTTTTTGGTGGGATTGCCTAGGCGCATGTCCTACGATGACGATGGTTCGAAAGCACATCTCTACAAAGTATTATATTATCTAGCAACTAATAATGGTAAACTACTACAAGAGCTTTTTCCAGATATTGCAAACGAGGACTTGGAGCTTATGCTGAATTTTTCTAATCTGTTATCTTTGGAACAATTGCAAGATGTAAGCCCATTCTATAGGGTCAAGTCAAAATCACAGCCACTGCAAGAAAGTTACTCGCATCCACCTGGTCAGCCATGTGCCAGGctattcaaattcaatgaTCCCGTGTACAGATGCGAGGATTGTGGCTTTGATGACACGTGTGTGTTGTGTACTTATTGTTTCAACGAAGCAGACCATCTTGGCCATAACGTAACAATGTACACATCACAAGGAACGTCTGGTGGAATATGTGATTGTGGAGACCCTGAAGCGTTTGTTAACCCTTTGAATTGCAAGTGCTCAACTTCAGAAACAAAGGCCCTGGGAGACCAAAAAGACCACCTTGATTCTGAGACTATTGACTTTCAAACGGAACAACTATTGGAAACATTCAAAATCTGCTTTGAGTATATACTCGATGTCACTAATCTATCGATATTGACTTTGCCAATGGTGCATGAACTAGTGAAATTTGGAGGATTttcagaaaaagaatggtCTGATTACTCATCTATGCCTGAGGGCCGTTACGGTGAGATTGACGTTAATTCACAAGACAAATGGTATTTGATTCTTTGGAATGATGAATTCCATGATGTTAATCAAGCAGTAGAATCTATTAAGAGCTGTAAACGATGTAATGATGACCAAGCAATAAAATTGGCAACAAAGATTGACAAAGAAGGATATGCGATATTGCTCAAGGCTGAGAATTATAGAGAGCTCACCACGCCTAAATTTAAGGTTGAAGCTGGTGGTCTTGTTTCAACAATTGTATCTGCTCGTGATTATATGCGAAGTGTTTTTGTGAGAACGATTTTTAGCTGGTTTGAGGACTGCCTCAACTCTAAGAATAAAGCATTTCAAAGTGCTTGTAGAGCAGTTGTGACAGATTTGCTAGTCGATACTGGGTATAGTTTAGGGAAAAAGATTCCAGAACTGTTCTTTCTTGATGCGACTTTTGGCAATGACCTAAGAGAACGCTATTTTGCCAATGGTTTACCAATAAACAATGAGTTCACCGTTTACTCTAATTCCAACGAGCTTaaaacttttccaaaaagtCACCATTCTACAATCGATCAGCAAGTTTTGCCCAAGCCATTCAAACGGTTTTCACGACTTCagtttttgttgatttttcaaatccgACTTGCCAAACCAATTCGTCAAGCACTAGTTCCCATCATAATTCCTTCATTGGTATCCCATGACAAACAAGTTTTTGCTCAACAATTTACCGAGATTTATCCAACTCTTTTAACCATACTTGCACGCTCTGACAGAGAAGACGATCTCAACTTGATTGATGAAATTGCGGCTCAACTCTATACTTGCCCTGTGACTGTGCCaaaattgatcaaatctGTTGGCATTGGTTATATACTAAGCCCTGTCATTTCAATCATTGAAAACTGCTCCTCGGAATTTGAGCCTCTACATTTGAGCCACAGAGTTTACAAATTTATTGGAGACGAAAGCCATATCAAGAGGACTATCCAGGCAGCAATTATACGTGGAATAAGAGACTTTGGTCATTTTACTTCTAGTGCTTTTAGTAAGGAGGCTTTGGCTCCGTTGATGGAACCTGCAAATGTATTTTTCCTTATTCGGTTTATTCAACTATTCCAGGGATACTTGCCGTTAACTAGAAAGTATGGTGATCATGTTGAGCACGAGCTGTATTTGTTTCAATTCCACTTAATCATGTCGattcaaattttgaaatcttTACAAAACTTGGCATTTTCGCAGTCTGATAACCTACTCGCGGATGCGGTAGCCGAACACTTACCAACCGTTGCATCTTCTCTTGAAATCAGTCAACCACAATTACATGAGTTGCTGGTCTGGCACCATCCTCATGGCTTGGTGTACCCTATCACAAgctatctttcttttcttatccAGAGTCGTGGGTTCGAtaaatttgtcaaaaaccaaaatcatAACAAACTAGAGCCAATTGCTGATCATTGCATTTGGAACATCGTTATGGCGTCGCAAATCAAGATAGGGTTGTGGATCAGAAATGGAGTAGGCGCTTCACGTCAAGCGTCGATGTACTTTGGAACTGCAATGTCTGAGTTTACCTTTAGACGAGATCTTCATATATTGCAAGTTGCCTTAATGACGGGTGATGCATCTTCACTAGTACGGAAAATGTTGGAGAGGTGGGAGCTATACGAGTGGTTTCTGAATGAGTGTGCACATGATGGTACAATGTATGAGGAACGGTTTTTCTCGATTATCGAAATGTTTTTATGGATTTCATACATCTTGTTAACAGACCGAACCTTGTTTATTGCCGGAACCACCCCTACAGAGCAAGCAAACATGGAGGCGAGACGTATAATTGCGTACCGCTTATGCGATCTGGCCAAGTCATATTCTGAATTAAAGACTAAATGTGGCTCGCTGATTACTTCATTACCAGAGTTTGACTCTATATTGAGTGAAATAGCAGAGTATCAGCCTCCTAGCTCATTCCTAGATCTGGGACATTATAGGCTCAAGAGTTCTATGTATAAACAACTTGATCCAATGAGTGTTCACTTGAATTCAACTGACTTTCATTCTGTTTCAGAGGTAATGGCGCGCCTCATTTCAAAGCAAGACAAGATCAAAGAGGAAGATGTCATTTTCCAACCTGTTTTTCTCAATAGTgacaatagcaacaacagcaacaacagcaacaacagcaacaacagcaacaacagcaacaacagcaacaacagcaacaacagcaacaacagcaacagtaacaataaTGAAAACATCGATCAAGTAATTGGCTTGTTTGCAAAGACTCGTTTGTTTGTCAAGCTATTGTACAAGCTTTTACAGCTCGCGCTTGATACCTCGAATGAGACTTATCTTCCACAATTGTTGCACTTGCTCCATGCAATAGTTTTAGATGATGAAATTATACATGGGAAAGGTTACCTTAATCAGTACTTTGTGGAGTTGCCCATCTGCGACTTATTGGTGACAATTGTGGAGTCCAAAATGTCCAAGACAGTGAGAAGGAAAGCGGACTATATACTAGACCAATTCTTGGCAAAGGATACACGAATTTACGAAAATTTAATGAGTTGTTTTGGAGAAGAGTATGTGGAAAGATTTATAAAGGGcaaacagcaacaccacaaAGACTCGCATGAAGATGctgcaaagaaaaagtctGAGGCGCGAAAGAGAAAGATTATGAAgaaatttgcaaaaagacAAGAGCAGTTTTTACGTCAAAATAGTGGAAAAAATGGTAATGACAATGTAGATGCTGACACTGTGATGAAGGAAGACAAGAAAGATGCTACCGGGAAACTCAGCCTAGAAGAGGGAGCAGACGGTTCTGTTTGTGTAATGTGTGGAGAAGCAGCTTCACCAGAATCGACTTTTGGATGTTTGATGAAACGAACTTTTGCGCCAATTTTTTGGAAATACAATGACCCAAAACTCACTCCTTGTGATGTTTGGAACGAGGATCTTTATGATGGCGC
Encoded proteins:
- the UBR1 gene encoding E3 ubiquitin-protein ligase ubr1 gives rise to the protein MGIDLRRFLVGLPRRMSYDDDGSKAHLYKVLYYLATNNGKLLQELFPDIANEDLELMSNFSNSLSLEQLQDVSPFYRVKSKSQPSQESYSHPPGQPCARLFKFNDPVYRCEDCGFDDTCVLCTYCFNEADHLGHNVTMYTSQGTSGGICDCGDPEAFVNPLNCKCSTSETKASGDQKDHLDSETIDFQTEQLLETFKICFEYILDVTNLSILTLPMVHELVKFGGFSEKEWSDYSSMPEGRYGEIDVNSQDKWYLILWNDEFHDVNQAVESIKSCKRCNDDQAIKLATKIDKEGYAILLKAENYRELTTPKFKVEAGGLVSTIVSARDYMRSVFVRTIFSWFEDCLNSKNKAFQSACRAVVTDLLVDTGYSLGKKIPESFFLDATFGNDLRERYFANGLPINNEFTVYSNSNELKTFPKSHHSTIDQQVLPKPFKRFSRLQFLLIFQIRLAKPIRQALVPIIIPSLVSHDKQVFAQQFTEIYPTLLTILARSDREDDLNLIDEIAAQLYTCPVTVPKLIKSVGIGYILSPVISIIENCSSEFEPLHLSHRVYKFIGDESHIKRTIQAAIIRGIRDFGHFTSSAFSKEALAPLMEPANVFFLIRFIQLFQGYLPLTRKYGDHVEHESYLFQFHLIMSIQILKSLQNLAFSQSDNLLADAVAEHLPTVASSLEISQPQLHELSVWHHPHGLVYPITSYLSFLIQSRGFDKFVKNQNHNKLEPIADHCIWNIVMASQIKIGLWIRNGVGASRQASMYFGTAMSEFTFRRDLHILQVALMTGDASSLVRKMLERWELYEWFSNECAHDGTMYEERFFSIIEMFLWISYILLTDRTLFIAGTTPTEQANMEARRIIAYRLCDSAKSYSELKTKCGSSITSLPEFDSILSEIAEYQPPSSFLDSGHYRLKSSMYKQLDPMSVHLNSTDFHSVSEVMARLISKQDKIKEEDVIFQPVFLNSDNSNNSNNSNNSNNSNNSNNSNNSNNSNNSNSNNNENIDQVIGLFAKTRLFVKLLYKLLQLALDTSNETYLPQLLHLLHAIVLDDEIIHGKGYLNQYFVELPICDLLVTIVESKMSKTVRRKADYILDQFLAKDTRIYENLMSCFGEEYVERFIKGKQQHHKDSHEDAAKKKSEARKRKIMKKFAKRQEQFLRQNSGKNGNDNVDADTVMKEDKKDATGKLSLEEGADGSVCVMCGEAASPESTFGCLMKRTFAPIFWKYNDPKLTPCDVWNEDLYDGADDTNYGKGYDVTNIDSKNFEKPVLSTCGHGVHLSCLRRVQTQRGFTACPLCRNYHDLFIPILRESTDLDYATGDVASDISSDAPAASILQYLLYTDFQSSTYLTITAKNNVSPKLEHLRKLLIPSNASYTSDYYAELFPEIKQGDSIDKYIDELINTIEMNEIATRLNGTEGFTNFSSQVPNSAKTLLRSLLQAVVLLPRSVEKEDEDESDSENENETPTNIVDLTDISTSRITKKRKYEKGVFSNTMNLFFNTNESLASLVKIGICETLAIVMSRVHHTKHHDTSSSSSYFGGDIGDVGSLSSEFEQLWARYCPNSKVSLEVYKLVKQIICIYLRRVVLFQDILLGHFEGEDFVSSKIIINELDNFEQTALLEAYSLTQLESMLRIPTLDRIIGSIVSFESSMEKSAFETVFTKTASNHLPLEYPGVIHLTTLPKDYQNCLLRLSELDAYNKMCCLICGTWIAYNNRLERRHHVCANKFQIYFKPKECTIHVYLSVESAVFPLDIPAPYLTKHGEIKTIKDRGKAMLGEFRFKELNKLWINQGLYALLTRTMFGPGVMENAFNVLNRGRNFLVEELGLNDQMDLEEDDDDDDEEFITW
- a CDS encoding uncharacterized protein (BUSCO:EOG0926400M) gives rise to the protein MAVINQPNSQIRLTNVSLVRMKKGKKRFEIACYQNKVQDWRSKIEKDLDEVLQIPQVFINVSKGQVANNDDLMKAFGTTDQDEIVLEILNKGEIQLNEKERNANLQQKQNEFLTIISTKCINPRSKKRYPPTMIEKALNEIKFHLNPTKTTKTQALEAIKALVEKQIIPIARAQMKVKINLTKKAYQKAYENDIKPAIDHLEELENDGKMYEIVGIIDPMNYRVLVNLFEEKELKNEGSVEVLDMSAVKET
- the TYS1 gene encoding Tyrosine--tRNA ligase cytoplasmic, which translates into the protein MASLSSQEQYDLITKGLQEVLNGQIIKDVLEKEQRPVKIYWGTAPTGKPHCGYFVPMVKLAHFLKAGCEVTVLLADLHAFLDNMKASLEVVQYRAKYYEYVVKAILRSINVPIEKLKFVIGSSYQQDGPYIMDLFKMSNVVSQNDAKRAGADVVKQVANPLLSGLIYPLMQAIDEEHLKVDAQFGGVDQRKIFVLAEENLPSLGYKKRAHLMNPMVPGLGQGGKMSASDPNSKIDIIEEPKVVKKKVNSAYCAPGDVKDNGLIAFLEYVVQPIHELKTGVNGAFELTIDRPEKYGGLISYDSLDKLKKDYEEGSLAAPDLKSGVADKINELLAPIRAEFEQSEEFQAAQKNGYPVEVPKEQKKVKKPKNKGTRHPGAAKTGAASTETTQSVEKDAESTEITESAATATEKKEGEVEAVSAAVEEVKLN
- the zuo1 gene encoding Zuotin (BUSCO:EOG092634M1) codes for the protein MSIVLPAGDASGFKAVGKYSAPVRRPIEPVGRYFLAHASRTLRGHTWSEFEKIEAEKNVKQIEEDEDDDLGDEEQSEELLEHDPREWKTANLYAVLGLSHLRYKATEDQIRRAHRKQVLKHHPDKKSASGGLEHDSFFKIIQKAFEVMLDPVKRKQYDSVDTESDPQPPSPKTNYDFFEVWGPIFESEGRFSNKQPVPSLGGPDATKDEVDAFYNFWGKFDSWKTFEFKDEDVPDDTANRDHKRYIERKNVAARKKFKQEDNKRVIGLVERAYSEDPRIKAFKEAAKKAKAAKKWEQEAGSRKAAEEAAAKKAAEEEAAKKAAEEAANAKANSKKAKEAAKAAKKKNKRNIRAAVKDNGYFGDEAKSSVIDADVDLLIEKFDDVKLGEVASSLKDADATTTKSVIENAAKDLVSAGSLEKSYLKYFQL
- the QCR9 gene encoding qcr9 subunit 9 of the ubiquinol cytochrome-c reductase complex, with protein sequence MLTVLGRLLERNSIYVGTIFAGAFAFQGFFDVAINRWWDAHNHAKLWSTVKSNFIEGGDDDEDDE